A genomic segment from Salinigranum rubrum encodes:
- a CDS encoding helix-turn-helix domain-containing protein, whose protein sequence is MANSMSELLRQDMTCDGLLECFHGLKELDKDVFRLLTESDEPLTVDDVAERIDRERSTAYRSVQRLMQTGFVQKTQINYEQGGYYHVYRPTDPDEIANEMQRLLNDWYAKMGQLIGEFRDQYEGSVPESAAVEQ, encoded by the coding sequence ATGGCGAACTCGATGAGCGAACTTCTTCGGCAGGATATGACCTGCGACGGCCTGTTGGAGTGCTTTCACGGGCTGAAGGAACTCGACAAGGACGTGTTCCGACTGCTGACGGAGAGTGACGAACCGCTGACCGTCGACGACGTTGCCGAGCGAATCGACCGGGAACGGTCGACGGCGTATCGGTCAGTGCAACGGCTCATGCAGACGGGATTCGTGCAGAAGACGCAGATAAACTACGAGCAGGGCGGCTACTACCACGTCTACCGACCGACAGACCCGGACGAGATCGCCAACGAGATGCAGCGCCTGCTCAACGACTGGTACGCCAAGATGGGACAGTTGATCGGAGAGTTCCGCGACCAGTACGAGGGGTCGGTTCCGGAATCAGCTGCCGTCGAACAGTAG